One Trichormus variabilis 0441 genomic window, GCTCATCGCCAGTATGTTGATCCAGATGTACTGGCTTTTGCCAGCAGCTACTCCCCTTCTTATCAGAATAAGATTGTATAGCAATCCTACGTGAATTGTAAATATATTTTTAGCTGTTGAGTGCAAATATCAGGACATATCCACCAATGCCATACTTAACTGATGCCAGGGAAATTCGTGCCATAGTTGCTGGATATACTCAAGCTACTACTTTATGGATAGACACTGAGGTCGCTGACTATAAAAGTCGTAATCCTCGATTATCGCTGATTCAGGTATTAGATGATCCTGACGATATGAGTGGCGATCGCGTTTACCTTTTGGATGTACTTGATCAACCTGATTTAGTCGCTAATTTTGTTGAGAAAATTATGGTAAGCACCAATATTGAAAAGGTGTTTCACAATGCTAGTTTTGATGTTAAACTCCTGGGCAATAAACAAGCTAAAAATATTACTTGCACTTTAGAAATTGCTAAGAAAATACCTTATCATCTCTTGCCAGTACAAAATTATCAACTGCAAAGTTTAGCTACATTATTATGTAATTTTAACAATATTGATAAACAAGAACAGAGTAGTAATTGGGGACGGCGACCTCTCAGCGAAGAACAAATAGAATATGCTTATCTAGATTGTATTTATCTCGCTCAAATTCATCGGCGTTTATTAGACTTGCAAATAGAAAGTAACCCTGATCCAGCGACAGTAGACATAACAGCTATCAACTCACGCTTTTCCCAAATCGAGGAGCAGTGGAAATTGTTAAATTCTGAATATGAGCATCTACAAGAGCAATTAAAAAAAGCTATGCAGGCTCAAAATATATCAGAAACCTCTACTTATAAGCTCACAAGTCATCAACGCAAAGTTGTAAAAGTACAGTTTTCTGAATTGTCTAATCTAGTACAAAACCAAGATATTAGTTTAGATTTCCCAGTTACATTAACTCAGAAGCTACAAAAAGATTTAGGAGAAAATCTCGAACAACTATCTGTAGACATAGAGGAAAACACTTATTTACGGCTAACCCTGAAAAATCAGGATGATTCGTAACTATGAATAGCCTAAGAATTAGAGCATTTTTGAGCAGTATAGTCTTTCTTACCCTAGTGAGGCACAAACAACAAGAATTTAGGAATTTACGTCTAATGTGAAATAAAAGCGCAATTATACTGATTTTGCACAGTTGAACAGCCTCTCAATAGAGAATAATGCTCTCTCACGCCTAGTGGTTCAATTCACAAGCAAGTTATCATCATCAAGTAGTTTTAAACACTCTGTATGCCCAGAAAAATTTCTTTTGGCCTGATGGCATTATTTATTAGTGTTCAAGTTAGTGTTACCCAGCAACTAGTTAAAGCCCAAACCCCAACTGCACCTACACCCACCACAAAATCTATTTGCCCTGGGGAATTGGGAACAGCCATAGATACAATAGTCAATCGTCCCCTCTTCAATCGAGTGCGCTGGGGTATCTTAGTCAAACCTCTGTCATCTGTGCAGACTCTCTACAGCCGAGACGCTCAGAAATATTTTACTCCCGCTTCTAATGCGAAATTACTCACAACAGCTGCTGCATTACAACAACTAGGTGCAGACTTCCGCATTCGTACCTCAATTTATGAAAATGCCAACGGTAACTTCACTATTGTGGGTAGAGGTGACCCTAGCCTCAGTGATACTCAACTGCAAGCATTGGCAGAACAATTAAAACAGAAGGGTATCACCCAAATTAGACAGTTAATTGCTGATGATACTTATGTTCAAGGGGATATTGTTAACTCGACTTGGCAATGGGAAGATGTGCAATCAGATTATGGTGCGCCAGTTAATAGCTTTATTCTCAATCAAAATGTTTTTGGCTTAAAACTGACTCCTCAAACTGTAGGTAAAACTCCACAATTATCATGGAACGATCCCAATGAAGGCAGACAATGGTTAGTTATAAATAAATCTGTAACAGTGGCAGCAAACCAACCAAGCTATATTGAAGTTACCCGTGATTTAACAGGAAAAGTCCTGCGAATTCAAGGACAAGTAGCAGCCAATTCCACACCATATTTAGCAGAACTACCTGTAGTTGATCCTAATTATTATTTCTTGCGACGTTTACGTACTATCTTCACAACGGCAAAAATTAACTTGGGAACAACATTAGTTGCTAGTAGTACTAATAATCAACAAGAAGTAGCTGCGGTACAGTCGCCACCCTTATCACAATTACTGTTTGAAACTAATCAAAATAGTAATAATCTGTATGCTGAGGCATTGTTAAGGGCATTGGCTTTCAAACAACCTAGAGTGCAAAATAAAAGTACTGCTAATATTGGCTTAGATGTTATTAAAGTGACCTTAGATAAATTAGGAGTTGACCCAACAGGTTATGTTTTGATAGATGCTTCTGGTTTATCACGTCGTAATTTAGTCACCCCTGAGGCTTTAGTACAAACATTACAAGGAATAGCCAAAACACCAGCCGCCAATGTATATCGTGCCTCCTTACCTATCGCGGGGAAAAGTGGTACTTTGAGCAACCGCCTTCGTAATACTCCGGCTGAAGGCATCGTACAAGCTAAAACTGGTACATTAAGCGGCGCAATATCTTTATCTGGATACGTAAATAGCCCTCAATATGAGCCTTTAGCATTTAGTATTATGGTGAATCAATCGGAGCAGCCTGCAAGTGCTTTGCGCCAAGCCATTGATGAGATAGTTGTGTTATTGGCACAGATAAAGCGTTGTTAATTTGACTTTGGTGAAAATGGAAAGTTTGGTAGGGCATGTGAGTATAAATAATTTCTGGGTACAGTTAGATTCCATCGCACTGACGCACCCCAATACTGCTCGATTACACCTCAAAATCACTTCTATGTAGCCTAAGATTATAGTAGCGCGGCAAGCTTAAAATATTGGGTTGTTCAGTGTGAAAAAACCAAAACTTCATGATAATTGATTACTTAACCCAACAAATTAGACTAGACGCGCTACTAGCAGCCTGAAGATATCTGCTCAGTACAGTTACCGAACTTCACTATATTTGGTTACTTTTGTCACACTTTTTTCTTTTTGAGCATCTAAGATTGGATGTATAAGTTCAATCCATAAAATGCTCTTGTAGGATTTTTTATGAGTATTAGAGAAATTGAAATCCGTCAGTTAGAGTCAATAAAGGGGGGGATGGTTGAGTTCTTTACTCCTCAAACAAGTCATGAAACTATGTTGGTGCAAATCGCGCCAAATACTATAGATGATCTGTTCGTTCATAAATCACAAACTGACCAATTACTGGTAGTTAAAGGCCAAGTTGTACTTGTAACTTTAATCAACAAAAAATATAAGTATATTCCCTTAAGTGAAAACCATCCTATGGTAGTGACGATTCCTCCTGGGGTTCTGCACGGTGCAATTAATTTAAGTTCACAACCATGTTTATTGGTGAATGCTGTACTGCGTCATCGACCTCCTCAACCAAGGGACTATATTACTTGTTGTAGACCTTTCCCTTATGATTTGGATGCTGCGACTCTTGCGTTGAAGCAGTTGGAAGCAACAAAGAAAATAGAGGTTCTCGGTACGATACCTACACAGGTTGTTTAGAAAATTTGTCTTGTCATCATTTACGCCCACAGAGTATTTATAGCCCTTTATTTGCCTTAATTAAAACAGGGTCAACGATGAGCAAAGCTGAATCGTTGACTATTGGCTGGGAACTCAGCACTCCCTCACCCCTGCTTAAGTAGAGTACTTACCATTAATTTCCACATAACCCTCTGTCAAGTCGCAACCCCATACAGTAGCCACATCTGCACCAATATTCAAACTAACGTGAATATTGACTTTTTCTTGGGACATAATTTCTTTTAATTTCTCCAAGTTTTCCGCTTGGAAAGTATTAGGATAAACTTGCACTTCATCAAATCTAATTACCACCTGATCTGGATTAATATCCCGTTCATCTTCACATTTGCCTATTGCCATAGCTACTCTTCCCCAATTAGGATCTGCACCATACACAGCAGTCTTAACTAGTGGTGAGTTGACGATCGCTTTAGCTACCCGTTTAGCTTGAGCATAGTTAGCAGCTGAGTCTACAGTCACTTCAATTACCTTAGTTGCGCCTTCGCCATCACGGGCAATCTTTAACACTAACTCATGGGCAATTTCTTGCAACGCACCAGCAAATTCGGCTTCGGGAACTTCACCCGCTAAACCATTCGCCAAAATTACCGCACTATCACTAGTAGAAGTGTCAGTATCTATACTCAGACAATTAAATGTTTTATCTATGGTAGAGCGAAAAATTTGACGCAGTGTATTGACAGAAATTGCTGCATCAGTAAAAAAGAAAGCTAACATTGTCGCCATATTCGGCTCAATCATACCGACACCTTTAGCAATACCCACCAATTGGGCATTACCAACTTGTCGTGCAGCGATTTTAGATACGGTGTCAGTGGTCATAATACCGCGCGCAGCTAAGTCAAAATCAGCAGATGTCAGTTTTTGACCCATTCCTACCAAGCCAGCACGAATTTTTTCTATGGGGTAACGTCTACCAATTACCCCAGTGGAAGCGATCGCCAAATTTTCGGCAGCAATACCAGTTTCCTGTGCCACGAGTTGTATAATCTCCTCAGCATCAGCAGTCCCCACAGCACCATTGGCAACGTTGGCATTTTTGGAAATGATAATAATCCCTTGTGCTTGCCCATTCTGTAAATTTTGACGACTAATAGTCACACTAGGCCCTGCGAAAAGGCTTTGAGTAAATACGCCATCAGCTACACAAGGTACATCTGATCGTAAGAATACGAAATCTTCAGTGGTATCACGTATACCCAAGTTAGTAATAAAGGTACTAAATCCTTGAGGTGTGGAAGATGCAGTTAGTGACATTTTGATCTTTGGAGAGTAAAGAATCTAAGGACTGTTAGCGGTAGCGAGGTGTTAAGCAACTTGCTTGGTAAATAATACCAGCCCTAGCCTTCTCTGGGAGAGGCTAAGATTTGAACAAGGATGTAAATTTTTCAAACCCTACACCCCTACACCCTTACCCCCTCAAATCAAAGGTTCATGCTTCTAGACAGCAACTACTTCACGGTAAACATTTACAAAACAAGCTGATGTCTAAAATTACTGGTGTTTTATTTAGAAAGTTGCTGAATAAGTTAATGGCTTTTCTGCCAGGGAGAGGGGTTATAAAATCATAAAACCTCTTGTTAGAGTGAAATAGCTAGCAGCTGATTTTACACACAGAGCTACAGAGGAACGCAATGCTGATTTTTGAAGAGCATTTTCAAGACAATCGCTGTAGCTGGGTAACACGAGATAGTGAAGAGTGTAGCCTTTGCATGGACGTGAGTCATTATGTATTTGACCATAAACGTGCAGGTGATACATATTGGCTATCGTGGAACTCAGCCGAGTTTTTTTATGAGAGAACAAATTTTCATATTCATATAGTTCTAGAAAAAGCTGCTGGTGTAGATGATCACGGTTATGGTTTTGTCTGGGGATTGTCAGACGTTAGCAATTTCTTTGAGTTCGTGATTTCGGGCAATGGTCACTATCGTATCACTGAGATCAAAGATGGTAACTTTATTAATTACACAGATTGGAAAAGGTGCGATCGCATTCACCGTAGTGACTCAGTTAATCTGTTGGAAATTGCCCGTGTGGGTAATATGGTAGAGTTCTATATCAACAGTACCCTAGTAGATAAATTCCCCGCCGATAAGTTGGTTGATGTCTCAGGGAAAAATTTTGGTTTTGTGATTCATGACAAAATCAAAATGAAAGTTCATAGTTTAATTGTCAGCGCTCCCGATACAGAAAAAGAACCGGTTGGGGGTAATATTGATGCTCGTGATTCCAAGCAGGAGACAAAAGCCTCTTTTGTTGAGCATGACCCCCCAGAAAAGGATACTGTGGAGGCAGTTTTTGCAGACTTAAAGGCATTAGTTGGCCATGAGCAAACGAAGCATCAACTTTTCTCCTTAGCCAACTACTTGAAAGTACAAACGGAACGGAGAAAACGAGGACTAAAAATAGTAGACACTTCACTACACCTGATGCTTTACGGCCCTCCAGGTACAGGTAAAACGACCATCGCCCGTTTAGTAGGGCGTTTATATAAACAACTGGGATTTTTTCCACGGGGACACGTCGTCGAAACCGATCGCGCCGGCATCATTGGCGGTTATATTGGACAAACTGCCTTACGAGTGGAAAGTGCTGTACACCAAGCCATTGGTGGTGTTTTGTTCATTGACGAAGCCCACGCCTTAGCGGCTGAAGATACCCCTAACGATTTTGGCAAGGAAGCATTGCAGATATTAATTAAACGTATGGAAGATTACCGCGATCGCATGGCTGTAGTTGTCGCCGGCTACACTGATGAGATGGATCGCTTATTAGAGTTAAACCCCGGTTTTAAATCACGGTTGAATCGGTTATTTTATCTTGATCACTATACGCCCAATCAGTTGCTATTGATTTTTAAGAAATTCTGTCAAGACAACGGTTATATTTTAGACTCATCAGCCATTATCGTGCTGCAAGCCACCTTTGAGGTCGCCTATGCCAAACGTGACAAAAGTTTTGGTAATGGACGCTTTGCGCGGGCGCTATTTGAACGCAGCATTGAACAACAAGCTAACCGCATCGTCACTCATTTACAGGAGTTAGATGATTACGAAATTAACTTGATTCTTGCTGAAGATTTGTCTTTTATGTAATTGGTTATGAGTGCGCTATATATGGGGCGATCACTGTTAAATATTGTGGAGGCGATCGCAAAAATTTCAAGTTAGGATGAGATAAGCGAGAGAGATTTTATTGTCATGAATAAGAAGACTCAACTACTCGAAGTAATTGCAGCTTTACCAGAGGAATTAGTTGACCAAGCATTAAATTACGTGCAAATGTTGCAAAATCCGATTCAGATTACACCTGGAGTTTGCGGGGGACAAGCGCGAATTAGAAATACACGGATTCCCGTATGGACTTTGGTAGCATATCGTCAACAAGGTGCGCCGGATAAAGAATTATTGGCAAATTATCCTGGATTGACTGCGGAAGATTTAAGTGCAGCTTGGCATTACTACGAACAAAATCCCGAACAAATCGATCGAGAAATTGCCCAAGATGATTTAGTTTAATGGTATTACAATTTTACTCCAATGAAAATTTTCCCATCGCAATGGTAAACTTACTCAGATCGGAGGGACACGATGTATTAACTTCCTACGAAGCAGGTCAAGCAAATCAAGGGATTCCCGACGATGTTGTTTTGCAGTATGCCACAGCGACAGGTCGCATTTTGATTACGGAAAATCGCCAAGATTTTATCGATCTACATCGCACTGCACCAAATCATGGTGGCATAATTATTTTTAAACATGATCGTGATTATGCTGGGAAAGTCAGGGCAATAATTGATCTTTTGGATAAGGATAGTCGAACCTTAGAGAATCGTTTGTTGCGGGTTATGAAGCAAAATATAAAAGCGGTCGGACAGATTTTTTTCGTACAAGAGTATGGTAAAAGTTGATGGCGTGGTTTCTGGCTATCTCCTTTATTATACCTGCGCTCAATTTTTGGCATTCTCAAAATATTTGAGCGCAAGTCGCAACACTCAAGTGATGTTATCCCAAAAATAACTTATAGGCTGGGTTCTGGCTTTCATCCCAATACTGGTAGCCGAGGGAATCAAGAAATGCTTGCCATTCTTCCATTTCCTGCGGTGGAACCTGCATTCCTACCACGATGCGCCCGTAGTCTGAGCCATTGTTGCGGTAGTGGAACATACTGATATTCCAATTGGGACTCATGGAAGCAACGAATTTCATTAACGCTCCAGGACGTTCCGGAAATTCAAAACGGTAGAGTAATTCATTATGGGCTAGGGGAGAGTGTCCGCCCACCATGTGGCGCAAATGCAGTTTTGTCAGTTCATCATCTGTTAAATCAAGGATTTCAAAACCACATTCTGCAAAAGTCTCCACCATGTGGATTTTGTCAGCACGGTTTTGAATCTGCATCCCAATAAAAATATGGGCAATTTTTTCATCAGCAATGCGATAGTTAAACTCTGTCAAATTGCGTCTACCAATACATTCGCAAAACTTCCGCAGACTCCCAGGTGTTTCAGGAATTGTCACTGCAAAGATAGCTTCGCGGCGTTCACCAAATTCTGCCCGTTCTGCAACAAAGCGCAAACGGTCAAAATTCATATTTGCACCGCAGGCGACAGCGACTAAAGTTTGTCCTTGGATTTGTTCTCGTTCTACATAAGCCTTAGCGCCAGCGATCGCCAATGCCCCTGCTGGTTCTAAAATAGATCGGGTATCTTCAAATACATCCTTAATGGCTGCACAGGTGTCATCTGTATCCACCAAAATAATTTCGTCTACATATTCCTGACACAGTCGGAAAGTTTCTTCTCCCACCTCCCGCACTGCCACCCCATCAGCAAATAAACCCACCTGTGACAATCGCACCCGTTTACCAGCTTGCAAGGATTGGTTCATTGCATCAGCATCAACCGGCTCAACCCCAATAATTTTAATTTCTGGACGTAACCGTTTTACATAAGCCGCAATCCCCGAAATCAAACCGCCCCCGCCAATAGCAACAAAAATCGCATGAATAGGTTGCTGATATTGTCTGAGAATTTCCATCCCAATAGTTCCCTGTCCCGCAATTACATGAGGATCATCAAAGGGGTGAATAAATGTTAAACCTTTCTCTGCCTCCAACTGCCGCGCGTAGGCATAGGCATCATCATAGGTATCCCCATGCAATACCACCTCTCCCCCTCGTGCTTTAACTGCATCTACTTTCACCTGGGGAGTAGTAACCGGCATAACAATAATTGCTCTTGTCCCTAGCTGTTTTGCACCTAGTGCCACACCTTGGGCATGATTCCCCGCAGAAGCAGCAATTACACCCTGTGCTAGTAAATCGGGTGTTAGATTCACCATCTTGTTGTAAGCACCCCGCAGCTTAAAGGAAAACACAGACTGCATATCTTCCCGCTTCAGCAATAGTTTATTATTCAGTCTGGCTGAAAGATTGGGGGCATACTCCAGAGGTGATTCCTGGGCAACATCATACACACGAGCAGTCAGAATTTGTACCAGGTAGTCGCAAAGCATGGGGTAGATGAAGTGAGGAGGGCTAGATAAAAGATAATTTTACGTTAAGTTTGTCCCTATGCTTTGGCGATTATTAGCGATCGCTGGCTTTAAAGTTTCTCATGGGCGCTTGTGCGATCGTTGGAGTCTGTTACCGTATAAATAAAAACGAAAGATCAAGGGTTTGGAAAAGGCTGTAGTGGTGTAAATGTTTGAAACCCTTACACCCCTATACCCTTACACCCAGTCTCGACAGACAACCTGTTTGCATAAGTCTTATATAGATTGAGTAACACAAAATCGCCTCACAACATCCATAGGCAAAGATAATGTTGAAATCAATTATTATTTTTATTATTATTGGGCTGGTTATTATTTTGATTTTTATCAGTCCCATCCTGAAAAGTAAACGCAGATATCGGACTAAACAACGTCCATTCCCTCCGCTTTGGAATGCCATTATTGAAAATAATCTGCCTATTTACTTGCGCCTTTCTCCTGAAGAAAGGCGGCGGCTACAAGGGCATATTCAAGTATTTTTAGTAGAGAAACAATTTATTGGTTGTAGAGGCTTGCAGGTGACCGAAGAAATGAAATTAACAATTGCTGCTGTAGCCTGTTTGCTTCTACTTAATAAGCGAGGAGAATATTTCCCTAAACTGCATTCGATTTTGATTTACCCCACAACTTATTTTGTTACTCAAACCGTTGCCATTGATAATTATATTGTTGAAGAAAGGCGTGATGCCAGATTAGGAGAATCATGGACTAAAGACCAACTTATATTATCTTGGGAGCAGATACAATACGATATTCGCAACTGGCAAGATGGACACAATGTTGTTCTACATGAATTTGCCCACCAGTTAGATCAAGAAGATGGTAAAGCTGATGGTGTGCCTATTTTGCCAAACAAATCAGATTATCCCATTTGGTCTAAAGTGATGACCGCAGAATATAAACAACTCTGCAATGATGTTCAGGAAGGAAGAGAGACTAGAATAAATGCGTACGGCGCGACTAACCCCGCCGAATTTTTTGCTGTAGTGACTGAAACATTCTTTGAAAAACCACAGCAATTGCTAGAGAATCATCAATCACTTTATAATCTTTTAGAAGATTACTATAAATTAAACCCTATATATTAGATGTACATAAGAAATTAGTATAAGATTAGGACTCATTTAACTATGTTTAAATATTTTACTACTTTATTAAGTCTATCTTATCTAGAATGGGAGGATTTTTCACGTCTGATATAAAAATATTTTTTTGTTGCTTTTTCCGGCTCAAAAGGAAAATAAAAACAACAGAAAATATACCTGTTGAACAGATGCAACTACCAGCTAAAGGAGATTTCCATATAGC contains:
- a CDS encoding ribonuclease D; translated protein: MPYLTDAREIRAIVAGYTQATTLWIDTEVADYKSRNPRLSLIQVLDDPDDMSGDRVYLLDVLDQPDLVANFVEKIMVSTNIEKVFHNASFDVKLLGNKQAKNITCTLEIAKKIPYHLLPVQNYQLQSLATLLCNFNNIDKQEQSSNWGRRPLSEEQIEYAYLDCIYLAQIHRRLLDLQIESNPDPATVDITAINSRFSQIEEQWKLLNSEYEHLQEQLKKAMQAQNISETSTYKLTSHQRKVVKVQFSELSNLVQNQDISLDFPVTLTQKLQKDLGENLEQLSVDIEENTYLRLTLKNQDDS
- the dacB gene encoding D-alanyl-D-alanine carboxypeptidase/D-alanyl-D-alanine endopeptidase produces the protein MPRKISFGLMALFISVQVSVTQQLVKAQTPTAPTPTTKSICPGELGTAIDTIVNRPLFNRVRWGILVKPLSSVQTLYSRDAQKYFTPASNAKLLTTAAALQQLGADFRIRTSIYENANGNFTIVGRGDPSLSDTQLQALAEQLKQKGITQIRQLIADDTYVQGDIVNSTWQWEDVQSDYGAPVNSFILNQNVFGLKLTPQTVGKTPQLSWNDPNEGRQWLVINKSVTVAANQPSYIEVTRDLTGKVLRIQGQVAANSTPYLAELPVVDPNYYFLRRLRTIFTTAKINLGTTLVASSTNNQQEVAAVQSPPLSQLLFETNQNSNNLYAEALLRALAFKQPRVQNKSTANIGLDVIKVTLDKLGVDPTGYVLIDASGLSRRNLVTPEALVQTLQGIAKTPAANVYRASLPIAGKSGTLSNRLRNTPAEGIVQAKTGTLSGAISLSGYVNSPQYEPLAFSIMVNQSEQPASALRQAIDEIVVLLAQIKRC
- the argJ gene encoding bifunctional glutamate N-acetyltransferase/amino-acid acetyltransferase ArgJ; its protein translation is MSLTASSTPQGFSTFITNLGIRDTTEDFVFLRSDVPCVADGVFTQSLFAGPSVTISRQNLQNGQAQGIIIISKNANVANGAVGTADAEEIIQLVAQETGIAAENLAIASTGVIGRRYPIEKIRAGLVGMGQKLTSADFDLAARGIMTTDTVSKIAARQVGNAQLVGIAKGVGMIEPNMATMLAFFFTDAAISVNTLRQIFRSTIDKTFNCLSIDTDTSTSDSAVILANGLAGEVPEAEFAGALQEIAHELVLKIARDGEGATKVIEVTVDSAANYAQAKRVAKAIVNSPLVKTAVYGADPNWGRVAMAIGKCEDERDINPDQVVIRFDEVQVYPNTFQAENLEKLKEIMSQEKVNIHVSLNIGADVATVWGCDLTEGYVEINGKYST
- a CDS encoding AAA family ATPase, which gives rise to MLIFEEHFQDNRCSWVTRDSEECSLCMDVSHYVFDHKRAGDTYWLSWNSAEFFYERTNFHIHIVLEKAAGVDDHGYGFVWGLSDVSNFFEFVISGNGHYRITEIKDGNFINYTDWKRCDRIHRSDSVNLLEIARVGNMVEFYINSTLVDKFPADKLVDVSGKNFGFVIHDKIKMKVHSLIVSAPDTEKEPVGGNIDARDSKQETKASFVEHDPPEKDTVEAVFADLKALVGHEQTKHQLFSLANYLKVQTERRKRGLKIVDTSLHLMLYGPPGTGKTTIARLVGRLYKQLGFFPRGHVVETDRAGIIGGYIGQTALRVESAVHQAIGGVLFIDEAHALAAEDTPNDFGKEALQILIKRMEDYRDRMAVVVAGYTDEMDRLLELNPGFKSRLNRLFYLDHYTPNQLLLIFKKFCQDNGYILDSSAIIVLQATFEVAYAKRDKSFGNGRFARALFERSIEQQANRIVTHLQELDDYEINLILAEDLSFM
- a CDS encoding DUF433 domain-containing protein, whose amino-acid sequence is MNKKTQLLEVIAALPEELVDQALNYVQMLQNPIQITPGVCGGQARIRNTRIPVWTLVAYRQQGAPDKELLANYPGLTAEDLSAAWHYYEQNPEQIDREIAQDDLV
- a CDS encoding DUF5615 family PIN-like protein translates to MVNLLRSEGHDVLTSYEAGQANQGIPDDVVLQYATATGRILITENRQDFIDLHRTAPNHGGIIIFKHDRDYAGKVRAIIDLLDKDSRTLENRLLRVMKQNIKAVGQIFFVQEYGKS
- the ilvA gene encoding threonine ammonia-lyase, biosynthetic, translated to MLCDYLVQILTARVYDVAQESPLEYAPNLSARLNNKLLLKREDMQSVFSFKLRGAYNKMVNLTPDLLAQGVIAASAGNHAQGVALGAKQLGTRAIIVMPVTTPQVKVDAVKARGGEVVLHGDTYDDAYAYARQLEAEKGLTFIHPFDDPHVIAGQGTIGMEILRQYQQPIHAIFVAIGGGGLISGIAAYVKRLRPEIKIIGVEPVDADAMNQSLQAGKRVRLSQVGLFADGVAVREVGEETFRLCQEYVDEIILVDTDDTCAAIKDVFEDTRSILEPAGALAIAGAKAYVEREQIQGQTLVAVACGANMNFDRLRFVAERAEFGERREAIFAVTIPETPGSLRKFCECIGRRNLTEFNYRIADEKIAHIFIGMQIQNRADKIHMVETFAECGFEILDLTDDELTKLHLRHMVGGHSPLAHNELLYRFEFPERPGALMKFVASMSPNWNISMFHYRNNGSDYGRIVVGMQVPPQEMEEWQAFLDSLGYQYWDESQNPAYKLFLG
- a CDS encoding zinc-dependent peptidase; the protein is MLKSIIIFIIIGLVIILIFISPILKSKRRYRTKQRPFPPLWNAIIENNLPIYLRLSPEERRRLQGHIQVFLVEKQFIGCRGLQVTEEMKLTIAAVACLLLLNKRGEYFPKLHSILIYPTTYFVTQTVAIDNYIVEERRDARLGESWTKDQLILSWEQIQYDIRNWQDGHNVVLHEFAHQLDQEDGKADGVPILPNKSDYPIWSKVMTAEYKQLCNDVQEGRETRINAYGATNPAEFFAVVTETFFEKPQQLLENHQSLYNLLEDYYKLNPIY